From Sparus aurata chromosome 9, fSpaAur1.1, whole genome shotgun sequence, a single genomic window includes:
- the LOC115588009 gene encoding fibroblast growth factor 4A-like, translating to MCVTMSVSLLLLLVLSVCDRALGADKQEAVNSPDDHGTRLRGLWKLHMKETLLKGKGSNPHPIREGVKQQLLYCRVGIGYHLQILSNGSVGGVHKPTENCWLKMFAMKHGVVGIRGVKSGLYLCMSAQGRAYGAANFSDDCLLKEHLEENHYTTYSSLAHPGLYLALSHRGELRKGNTVGRHQSCTHFLPRRTTT from the exons atgtgtgtcacCATGAGtgtgtccctgctgctgctgctggtcctcagtgtgtgtgaccGAGCGCTGGGAGCCGACAAACAGGAAGCCGTGAACTCACCTGACGACCACGGGACTCGTCTGCGAGGCCTCTGGAAGCTGCACATGAAGGAGACGCTGCTCAAAGGAAAAG GTTCAAATCCTCATCCAATCAGAGAAGGAGTCAAACAGCAGCTGCTCTACTGCCGCGTCGGGATCGGCTACCATCTCCAGATTCTGTCCAACGGCTCCGTGGGAGGCGTCCACAAACCCACCGAGAACT gCTGGCTCAAGATGTTTGCTATGAAACACGGCGTTGTGGGAATCAGAGGCGTGAAGAGCGGCCTGTACCTCTGCATGAGCGCTCAGGGACGAGCGTACGGAGCG gCTAACTTCTCAGACGACTGCCTGCTGAAGGAGCACCTGGAGGAGAACCACTACACCACCTACTCCTCTCTGGCCCACCCGGGCCTCTACCTGGCTCTGTCCCACAGAGGAGAGCTGAGGAAGGGCAACACGGTGGGACGCCACCAGTCCTGCACACACTTCCTGCCGCGGAGGACGACCACGTGA
- the LOC115588750 gene encoding transmembrane protease serine 3-like, with translation MVLDRTQLSVDDGTMTKSSVEITDPAADTTAAADSASPTKLQAEAPEEPDPSKIEVVSVTEEDLPVVETPNTLNVSPLGSLTGDPNPETDPAKPAASPTMPITKVQPFMHEDDLDKGWRSRLLAHRFELLIASCVAVAVTLVLGIGLGVGLSCVGKFRCGSSSKCISSSNQCDGQVQCEHGEDELGCVRLSGRSSVLQVQRGGVWRTVCSEGWNNLLGLSACKQLGYSRYVESFFVALTSIEQDLQFNLVSLNLSQSQIIKLQNATSFSKSQCSSGTVTTLKCLECGSRPQYSTRIVGGNLSRPGQFPWQVSLHFGSEHLCGASVVTSRWILTAAHCVYGFADPSMWAVHVGLTEQPVHGAQSLAVDKIIYHARYRPKGLDYDIALMKLSTALVFNGFVQPICLPNYGEEFEEGTMCWISGWGATEEEGETSVVLRSAMVPLLSTKTCNQPEVYQGYISNWMICAGYLDGGTDSCQGDSGGPLACEDSSVWKLVGATSWGIGCAMRNKPGVYTRITQSLSWIRQQMEREEAENSPTQSTDN, from the exons ATGGTCCTGGACAGAACTCAGCTGAGCGTGGACGATGGCACGATGACGAAGAGCTCCGTGGAGATCA CTGATCCTGCTGCCGacacaactgctgctgctgactcagCATCTCCAACA AAACTTCAGGCAGAAGCTCCAGAGGAACCGGACCCCTCTAAGATCGAGGTGGTGTCGGTGACGGAGGAGGACCTCCCCGTGGTCGAGACCCCCAACACGCTGAACGTCAGCCCCCTGGGCAGCCTCACCGGAGACCCGAACCCAGAGACCGATCCTGCCAAACCTGCAGCCAGCCCCACCATGCCAATCACCAAGGTGCAGCCGTTCATGCACG AGGACGACCTGGACAAAGGCTGGAGGAGTCGGCTGCTGGCTCACCGCTTCGAGCTGCTCATCGCCTCCTGCGTCGCGGTCGCCGTCACTCTGGTTCTGGGGATCGGACTCGGAG tcggTCTGAGCTGTGTGGGGAAGTTTCGTTGCGGCTCGTCGTCTAAATGCATCAGCAGCTCCAATCAGTGCGACGGACAAGTTCAGTGTGAGCACGGAGAGGACGAGCTCGGCTgtg TGCGTCTGAGTGGGCGGAGCTCCGTCCTGCAGGTGCAGAGGGGCGGAGTCTGGAGGACGGTGTGTTCAGAGGGCTGGAACAACCTGTTGGGACTCTCCGCCTGCAAACAGCTGGGATACTCCAG GTACGTGGAGTCGTTCTTCGTCGCTCTGACCTCCATCGAGCAGGACCTCCAGTTCAACCTGGTGTCCCTGAacctcagccaatcacagatcATCAAGCTCCAGAACGCCACCAGCTTCAG TAAGAGTCAGTGCAGCTCAGGGACGGTGACCACTCTGAAATGTCTGG AGTGCGGCTCCAGGCCTCAGTACAGCACCCGTATCGTCGGGGGGAACCTCTCCAGGCCGGGTCAGTTCCCCTGGCAGGTGAGTCTGCACTTCGGCAGTGAACACCTGTGTGGAGCCTCCGTCGTCACGTCACGCTGGATCCTCACCGCCGCACACTGTGTGTACGG GTTTGCAGACCCGTCCATGTGGGCGGTGCACGTGGGTCTGACGGAGCAGCCGGTCCACGGAGCTCAGTCTCTGGCCGTGGACAAGATCATTTACCACGCCCGCTACAGACCCAAAGGACTGGACTACGACATCGCTCTCATGAAGCTGTCCACAGCGCTGGTCTTCAACG GCTTCGTGCAGCCCATCTGTCTGCCCAACTACGGGGAGGAGTTTGAGGAGGGCACCATGTGCTGGATCTCAGGCTGGGGAGCGACTGAAGAAGAAG GAGAGACCAGTGTGGTCCTGCGCTCAGCGATGGTGCCGCTGCTCTCCACCAAGACCTGCAACCAGCCGGAGGTTTACCAGGGCTACATCTCCAACTGGATGATCTGTGCAGGATACCTGGACGGAGGAACCGACTCCTGTCAG GGCGACAGCGGCGGCCCTCTGGCCTGCGAGGACTCGTCCGTGTGGAAGCTGGTCGGAGCGACCAGCTGGGGAATCGGCTGCGCGATGAGGAACAAGCCGGGCGTTTACACTCGTATCACACAGTCGCTCAGCTGGATCCGCCAACAGATGGAG AGAGAAGAGGCTGAAAACTCTCCGACTCAGAGCACAGACAACTGA